AAAAAGAAGATCAAGCGCGGCGATCACTCCGGAACCATCGAGGAGGTCAACGCGGACTTACTCGAGACGCTCCTCGGAGACGGCTACGTCCCCGTCGTCACCGCCCCGGTGCTGGGCGCGGAGAAAGACGGCGGCTACACCGCCGTCAACGCCGACGCGGATCGCACCGCTGCCGCCGTCGCGGGCGCGCTTTCGGCCGACCTCGTGCTCCTCACGGACGTCTCCGGGATTTACGAGGACCCCGACGACGAGACGACGCTGCTCCACTCTGCGAACACTGAAACGGAGTTCGAAGCGGTCGAAGCGGCCGCCGAGGGCTTCATGACGAAGAAAGTGATGGCCGCCGAGGAGGCGCTTTCGGGCGGCGCGATGTCGGTGGTCGTCGCCGGCGCGAACGCCAACGATCCCGTGCTCAACGCGCTGTCGGGTCACGGAACCACGCTGACGCCGGGGGCGGTGGGGCTCGAGACGGGCGACGGCGGACCCGAAACCGACAAGGACGAACTCGAGGTGTCGAGTCAATGAGCGACAACAGTTTCGTCTTCTCCCAGAAGCCGATCACCATCGAATCGGGAGCGGGCGTCTATCTGACGAGCGACGACGGCACCGACTACCTCGATTTCGGTGCGAGCTACGCCTGTACGCCGACGGGCCACTGTCATCCCGACGTGGTGGAAGCGGTACAGGAGCAGGCCGCCGAGTTGCTGTTCGTCCAGGGCTCCTATCCCGTCTCCGCGCGCGAGGAACTCCACGCAAAACTGGGGGCGCTCGCGCCGGGCGACCTCGAGAAGGTCTGGCTCTGCAATTCGGGTACCGAAGCGAACGAGGCTGCCCTCAAGTTCGCCCGGAGCGCAACCGGCGGGACGAAGATCGTCGCCGCCAAGCGCGCGTTCCACGGCCGCACCGCAGGGGCACTCTCGGCGACCTGGAAACCCAAGTACAAGACGCCGTTCGAGCCGCTGCTCGAGGACGTCGAGTTCGTCGCCTACGGCGACGAGGTGGAGCTTGCGGACGCGGTGGACGACGACACCGCCGCGGTCATCCTCGAGCCGATCCAGGGTGAGGGCGGCGTCCACCCCGCTCCCGACGGATATCTCGAGGCGGCCCGCGAGATCACCGAGGAGACCGAAACGGCGCTCGTCTTCGACGAGATCCAGACCGGCCTCGGGCGTACCGGCGAGACCTGGGCCTGCGAACACGAGGGGGTCGTCCCCGACATCCTCACGGCCGCGAAGGGCGTCGCCAGCGGCCTCCCGATGGGCGCGACCCTCTGTGCGGACTGGATCGCCGAGAGCGCGGGGCCGCACGGCTCGACGTTCTCCGGCAACCCGCTGGTCTGTGCCGCCGCCGGCGCCACCCTCGAGGTGCTCGCCGAGGAGGACCTCGCGGCCAACGCGGCCGCAGTCGGTGACTACCTCCGGGAGGAACTCGCCGCGAGCGACCTCCCTATCCGCGAGATTCGCGGACAGGGGCTCATGCTCGGCCTCGAGGTCAAACGCGGCGCGAACCGCGTGCTGCGCGACCTCGCGCTCGAGCACCAGATACTCGCGCTGCCGGCCGGCCGCAGCGTCGTTCGTCTGCTGCCGCCGCTCGTCCTCAAGGAATCCCACGTCGACGAGCTACTCGAGGCGCTCACGGAGATGCTCGCGCCGACTGCCGACTCACAGTCATGAACACGACCGCCCGGGCCGACGACGGAGCCGCCGTCTCGCTCGAGGCGGCCCGCGACCTGCTCGTCGACCTCGTCTCGATCCCCTCGCCGTCGGGCGAGGAGGACGCCGCGGCGGAGCGCCTCGCCGCGTTCTTCGAGGCTCACGACCGCGAGGTGTGGCTCGACGCGGTCGGCAACGTCCGCGCCCCGGCTGACAACGCCGTCCTCCTGACCTCGCACGTCGACACCGTCCCTGGTGAAATCCCCGTGCGCGTGGAGACCGCAGCGGAAGGCGATGCGGTCGCCGCGGCGGGCGAGGACGTGCTCTGGGGTCGGGGCAGCGTCGACGCCACCGGCCCGCTCGCGGCGATGGCCGCCGCGGCGGTTCGCACCGGCACCTCCTTCGTCGGCGTCGTCGGCGAGGAGACGAGTTCGCGGGGCGCCCGCCACCTCGTCACCGATCGCGACGAACCCGGCGCGGTGATCAACGGCGAGCCCTCCGGCGCCGACGGCATCACCCTCGGCTACCGCGGGATCGTCTCCGGGACGTACACCGCCGAAAGCGACTCCGGACACACCTCGAGGCCCGAACCCAACGCGATCCAGGACGCGATGTCGTGGTGGAGTCGCGTCGAAGCGGCGGTCGAACCCGACGGCGGAAGCGACGCGGATACGCCCGTCTTCGAGCGGGTGACCGCGAAACCCGTTTCCGTGACCGGCGGCACGACGGCGGACGGTCTCGCCGTCCGCGCGACCGTCGACTTTCAGTGTCGGGTGCCGCCGAGTCTCGAGCCCGCGGACGTTCGCGAGACCGTCGAAGCCGAATGCGGCGGTAGCGGCTGCGGCCTCGAGGGCGAGGGCTACGGCCTCGAGAGCGAGGGCCACGGCCTCGAGTGGACCGACGAAGTCCAGCCGGTAATGCAGAGCCCGCGAACCGACGTTGCACGGGCGTTTCGCGTCGCCATCCGCGCGGAGGGCGGCGAACCGCGCCTGCTTCGCAAGACCGGCACCAGCGACATGAACGTCTACGCCGGGGCGTGGGAGTGCCCGATGGCGACCTACGGCCCCGGCGATTCCGACCTCGATCACGCGCCCGACGAGCGCCTCTCGCTCGCGGAGTTCGACCGCTCGGTGGCGGTGCTCGAGCGCGTGGCGAGGTCGCTTTCGGAGGCCACCCAATGACCCAGGAGATCGCTATGACGACACCCACAACCACGGACGAGACGAACGGCGCGCCCAGACACTTCCTCGACGTCGACGACCTCTCGCGGAGCGAACTGTTCGCCGTCCTCGACCGGGCGGCCGACTACAAACTCGCCCAGCAGCGAGGCGAATCCCACGCGGACCTCGCAGGCCAGACCCTGGGGATGCTCTTTCAGAAGGCGAGCACCCGTACTCGTGTGTCGTTCGAGACCGGAATGACCCAGCTGGGCGGCCACGCCGTCTTCCTCGGGGCAGACGACATCCAGCTGGGCCGGGGCGAGCCGCTGAAGGACACCGCCCGCGCGCTCTCGCGGTACGTCGACTGCGTGATGGCGCGGGTGTTCAAACACGAGAACTGTGAGGTGCTGGCCGAGTACGCCGAGGTTCCGATCGTCAACGGGCTCACCGACGACGCCCACCCCTGCCAGACGCTGGCGGACCTGCTCACGATCCGGGAGTGCTTCGGCGACCTCGAGGAGGTGTCGGCGACGTGGGTCGGCGACGGCAACAACGTCGCCCAGTCGTTCGTGCTGGGCTGTGCGCTCGCCGGCATCGATCTCACCGTCGCGACGCCCGCAGAGCACGGCGTCGACGAGGGGGTTCTCGAGCGGGCGGCCGACATCGGCACCGCACCGACGATCACGACCGATCCAGTTGAGGCGGTGTCGGACGCGAACGTCGTCTACACCGACGTCTGGATCAGCATGGGTCAGGAGGACGAACGCGACATGCGCCTTCGGCGCTTCGACGGCTACCAGCTCAACGACGAACTGCTCGCCCACACCGACGACGCCGCCGTGCTGCACTGCCTGCCCGCCCACCGCGGCGAGGAGATCACGGACGCGGTGCTCGAGGGCGAGAATTCGGTCGTCTGGGACCAGGCCGAGAACCGGCTGCACGCCCAGAAGGCGCTGTTGGGCTGGCTGCTCGAGTAGCGCGGCGCGTAGCGCCGCGAGAACGTGAACGGGGAGTGCGAGGCGCTCGCTCCGATCGTGCCTCGACGATCCGAACGGGGAGGAACGACCCGTGAGCGATGTGAGTGGGTCCGAGCGACACACGGCAGCATCGGCGGTAACCCGCCCACTTTTCTCCGTCGCCCGCCTTCGCCCCGCTAATGAGTCTCAGCCTCTCTTCCGAGCGTCCGACGCCGCCGGCCGTCGCCGTCGACGGCGCCTGGCTCGAGTGTATCGACTGCGCCGACAGCTACGCCCCGTTCGAGGCCGTCCGGTACACGTGTGACGCCTGCGACGGCCTGCTCGAGGTGCGTTACGCCGACCTGCCGACGTTCGACGACTTCGATTCGGACGCGACCGGCGTCTGGCGCTACGCCGACGCCCTGCCCCTCGAGTCGGGCGTCTCGATTCAGGAGGGCGCAACGCCGCTGTACGAGGTGCCCCGCCTCGAGGACGAGCTGGGTCTCGAGGCCCTGCGGATCAAACACGAGGGAATGAACCCGACCGGGAGTTTCAAGGACCGCGGCATGACCGTCGGCGTCGCGGTCGCCCGCGAACTCGGCGTTTCCCGCCTCGCGTGCGCCTCGACGGGGAACACGAGCGCCGCGCTCGCCGCCTACGGCTCGCGGGCGGGGATGGAGACGCTCGTCCTGCTGCCGGCGGGGAAGGTCGCCGCCGGCAAGGTCGCCCAGGCGAGCCTCCACGGCGCCCGAATTCTCGAGGTCGACGGCAACTTCGACGCCTGTCTCGACGTCGTTCAGGAACTCGCGGCGAGGGGCGAGGCCTACCTGTTGAACTCGCTGAATCCCTTCAGACTCGAGGGCCAGAAGACGATCGGCCTCGAGATCCTCGAGGCCTTCCGCGAGGACTACGACGCCTGGCCCGACCGAATCGTCCTTCCAGTGGGGAACGCGGGCAACACCGCCGCGCTGTACAAGGCGTTTCGCGAACTCGTCCAGGCCGGCGACCTCGACCGCGAGGACGTCCCGACGCTCACGGGCGTCCAGGCCGAGGGCGCCGCGCCGATGGTCGAGGCGATCGAAAACGGCGCCGACGAGGTCCGCCGCTGGGCGGACGTCGAGACGCGAGCGACGGCGATCCGGATCGGGAACCCGGTCAACGCGCCGAAGGCGCTGCCGGGAATCCGGGAGACGGGCGGAACCGCCGTCGCCGTCTCCGACGCGGAGATCACGGCCGCCCAGCGCGACCTCGCAGGCGAGGGGATCGGCGTCGAACCGGCCTCCGCGGCGTCGATCGCCGGTCTTCGAAAGTTACGCGAGGTGGGCGCCGTCGACGCCGACGAGCGGGTCGCCTGTCTCACGACGGGCCACCTGCTCAAAGACCCCGACGCCGCGGCCGCCGCGGGCGCCGAACCCGAACCGGTCCCGGCAGACACCGACGGCGTCCTCGAGGCCCTCACGGAGTGATCGCCGGGTCGAACCCGTCGTCTGCTCGCACGCGAAACCCGTCTCTCCACGAACGCTCGAGCGACGAAGATACCCGATACGAATATGTATATTCCATTCCCAATGGAAATATTTTTAATATATAGATGATAAGTAGCCAACAAGAATGCGCGGGAAGCAGCCAGGAACTGACTCAGGGCGAGCCGCGGTCTGTCCCGAATGTGAGGGACGCCTCCGCCCGGTAGGCGTACAGACGATCTGTGAGGACTGCGGTCTCGTCGCCGCCGAGGACCCGATCGACCGTGGTCCCGAGTGGCGGTCGTTCGCCGACGATGACACCGATCGACGACGAACCGGCGCGCCGCTGACCCGGTCGCGCCACGACCGAGGACTCTCGAGCGAGATCGGATACGGATACGGCTCGCGGCTCAGAGTGAGCGGGCGCAAGCGCCGCCGGATCGCCCGCATGCGAAAGGAGCACAACCGGGCTCGGCTCTCCTCGAAGCGAGCGCGCAACCAGAAGTACGCCTTCACGGAGATACGTCGAATCGTCGCCCAGCACGCCCTGCCCGTGGACCTCTGCGAGCAGGCGTGTACCCTGTTTACCTCGGCCCAGTCGAACGACCTGCTCACCGGGCGGTCGGTCGAGGGGTTCGCCGCGGCCGCGGTCTACACGACCTGTCGGACGCGCTCGCTCCCCCGGACGATCGACGAAATTGTCACGGTCGCACGCGCCAGCGAGAGCGAACTCAAGGTGGCATACGACGCGCTCAATCGCGAGCTCGGACTCCAGACCGGACCGATCGATCCGGCCGACTACCTCCCGCGGTACGCGACCAAACTCGACCTCGGGACGGCCGCCGAGCGCGACGCGCGGGAGTACGTCGAGGCGCTCCTCGAGGCGGGGGCACTCTGTGGTCGCAATCCCAGCGGCGCCGCCGCGGCCTGTCTGTACCTCGCGGCTACTACTCGTGACGACTGTGAACCGATCACGCAGGCCGCAGCAGCGGACGTCGCCGGCGTCTCGACGGCGACGATCCAGTCGACGGTTTCGCTCCTCTCGCCTTAGCGGTCGTAGAGGATCGTCCGTTTGCGCATCGCGTCGGCGGATGGATGGTCGGTCCCGGCCGCGAACTTCGGGTACGGCGTACGATCGTTGTCGCGACCGGCAAACGCGAGTGAGGCTTCACGAGCTCTCCTGTAGCGCCGGTGGTGTTCGTCGACCGGCGCGGTTCTGACGATCTGTACCGCCTCGCCGTGTTTCGCTCGCAGCCAGAACGCGAGAAACGCGCCGAACTCGGTCGGTGCGAACACGACCGCCCTGCCGAACCGCCGGAGAACCGTCTCCCGGTGCGTTTTACAGATGTTCTTGACCGTTTCTCGAGCCTTCGAACTGTCCGCAACGACGAAAAACGCGTTCCTGAGGACCTCCCGCATGTGTAGACAATCCTACCAATCCGATGCTGAAAAGTGTTTCTTATCTAACTGGAGTTACGTCGTCCGAAGGTTGTCGGTGCTCGGCTCGTACACCTCGCCCTTCTGTTTGAGCTTCTCGATCTCGTGTTCGGCCTTCGACTCGTCCAGTCCGATCTCCGCTGCGCGCTCGAGAACGACGTCGACGGGCGCACCCTCGTCGTACTCCTCTTCGATGTCGCTGATGAGCTGTTTAATGTTCTTGATCCGGTCGCGCTGGGATTTCGAGGTGCCGGCCTCGACGATGTCGGCGTCGAACTCGCCCGTCTCGGGGTCGACCCCGATGTCCTGCAGACAGGAGCGGACGATCTCGATAACGCGCTCCGCGTCGTCGATTTCGACCGTATCCGACAGGCGAACCCGCGCGCTCGCCTCCGAGAGCCGGACCAGCCCCTCGAGTTTGCGAGCCGTCACGGGGACCGGTGCGTCCTCGTCGGTCCCCTTCGAACGCAGATCGACGTAGAAGTCGCGGATCGCCTCGCGGGCCTCCTCGGTCATCCGGGGGTGGCAGTTCTGCTTGGCGTAGGCGATGTACTTCCGGAGGAGTTCGGCGTCGATCGCCGGATCGACCTTCTCGGTCATCTCGTCGATCTCCTCGGTGCTGACCTCGATCGTGTTCATCTCCCGGCGCTGGGTCGTCAGCTCCCCCGCGTAGTTCGTGTTCAGGATGTGCTCTGCGAGGCTCCGGTCTTTCTCCTCGTTGGGCTGGTCGGTCACCGTAAAGATCAGGTCGAACCGGGAGATGAGCGCCGGCTCGAGGTCGATCTGCTCGCCGATCGGTTCGTACTGGTCGAACCGGCCGTACTTGGGGTTCGCCGCGCCGAGAAGCGAACACCGGGACTTGAGGGTGGCGTTGATCCCTGCCTTCGAGACCGAGATCCGCTGTTGCTCGAGGGCTTCGTGCATCGCCGAGCGGTCCTCCGGGCGCATCTTGTCCAGTTCGTCGACGGCGGCGATCCCCTGGTCGGCGAGGACGAGCGCGCCGGCCTCGAGAGTCCACTGCTGGCCGTCGCCGAAGTCGTCGCGAACCGCGGCCGCGGTGAGACCCGCACTCGAGCTCCCCTTCCCGGAGGTGTAGACGGAGCGAGGGGCGATGTTCTGGATGTACCCCAGCATCTGCGATTTTCCGGTTCCCGGATCACCTATCAGCAGCATGTGGAGGTCGCCGCGGATCCTCGAGCCGTCGGGCAGCTGTTTCGTCACGCCCGAGAAGAGCTGGAGGATCATCGCGAGCTTCTCCTGGTCGTAGCCGTAGATCGAGGGGGCGATGGAGGCGACCATCTGCTCGTAGACGTCCGCCTCGTTCGAGATCCGGTAGATCAGCTTTTTGTCCTCGTCGGTGATGTCCATGTCCTCGAACTGCTCCTCGTCGATGTCGACGGAGATTCCCTCCATGTAGAAGTCGAAGATCGGGGATTTCTCCTGCTGGTTGCCCTGTTGTTCGAGCCTGAGGACGCCGACCGCGGAGACGTGATCGCCGGGCGTGACCTCGCCCGTGATGTCGTCTTCGACGTTGACGTCGAGGGCCTGGGGGGTTTCGCCGCCGCGGAGCCCCTCGGGGCTCTCCTGGATGCGGAGCTTCTGTGCGTCGACGAACTCGGACTGGTCGAAGTTCACCCGGAAGGGGCCCTGGCGCTCACACCCCTGGCACTCGTGGGGCTCCTGAAAGTCGCCGGTCGACTGGGGGACCCGGGTCAGGGTGCCACAGAGCTGACACTCGAAGGCCGCCTCCTCGATCTTCGGGCGGACGTCGGTCGCCTTCCGGACGATCCCGTGGACCTGGACCAGCGAGTTCATGTCCCGGGCGCGGATCTCGCGGATCTCCGGCGACTCGGTTTCGGGCAGGTTTCGAATGCGGACGTGGGCCTGCCCGAGACTGACGTCGATCGGCAGGTCGTAGAGCCGGAGCGCCTCCTCGGCGTACCGCTGGAGCTGTTCGGGCTGGTTGATGTAGTCGTCCGCCAGGTCGGGGTCGAACCGGTAGAGATCCTGCCAGTCGACGTACAGCGACCGCTGTTCGTTCGGGTACCGCTGCGCAAGCTGCTTGACCTCGTTGTCGTAGTAGTTGCGGAAGAACTGCTCGAACGCGTCGACGAGTTCGGAATTTCCCGCTTGCGCCATTGCACTGGCATAGGGACCCCAACGGGTATAAACTGTCGTATACCACACCGAAAGTGGTCGTCCGCCCGAGACGCCCTGAAAGTGCAAGTTTATCCACTGATTAGTCAGTTCGCGTCGAAGTTCAGCCGGATTATCGTCTCTTTCAGCCGGCGAACGGTCACCCGCTATAATTCGACGGTCGGTGTAGTGGCGCTCCCGGTGTCCCCCGACACCAGATCCACCATGAGTGCGCTCACCGAATTTGTCATTCCGGCGACGGCGCTCGCGCTCGAGGACGCGTTCAAACGAGCACCCGCGCTCCGGGTCGAACTCGCGCGCACCGTCACGCACGACGAGCGCCTTTCACTGCTCTGGGGCGCGGGCGTCTCCGCCGCGACGGCGACGGCCGCCCTCGAGGCCGATCCGACCGTCGAATCGGTACGCCGACTGTCCGAGGGGCCTCCCGAGACGACCCGGCGGAGCCTGTACACCGTCGACTGGGACGACGGTCCCGGGCCCGTCCTCGAGTCGCTGGCGACGGGCGGTGGAATCCTCGAGGCGACCGCGACCGGCAGTCAGTGGCACGTTACGACGGTGTACCCCGACCACGACGCGATGGCGGCGGCCTACCACTCGTGTGAGGTCCCGCTCGAGGTCCGGTCGGTACGGGACCTCTCAGAGCAGCCGCCGCGGATGAACGGCGAACTCACGGACAGTCAGTACGAGGCGCTGTCCTCCGCCCTCCGGAACAACTTCTACGAGATCCCGCGAGACGTGACGCTCTCGGACCTGGCGAACGAACTCGGCGTCTCCCACCAGGCGGTCTCGGAGCGACTCCGGCGCAGCCACCGGAAGCTGGCGAAAGACGCGGTCGAGGGGGACGGACAGGCAGACAGCGAGCGAACCGGGTAGCACGGATCGGTGCCGACGAACGCCCCGAGGAGCGACCGGCGAATCGCGTCGCCGCCGGGCGATTTTGGACAGAAAACCGGAGCGTTCTCCCGGACCTTATGTACGACCTGACTACGCAGGCTCAGCCCGTTCGTGTCCGTGCCCGGTAGACAGTTTTCCACGGGACACAACGGCCCCGAGCGGCGACGACGTGGGCCGCCCGACCCAATCATGAAAACCAGCATCGAGGTGGAGTACTGGATCGTCGACGACAACGGCGATCTCGTCCCACCCACAACGCTGCTCGACGTCTCCGACCAGGTCGAACCGGAGTTCGTCGAGCCGATGATCGAGATCAAGACGACGCCGTGTGAGTCCGCGACCGAACTCCGCGAGGAGTTCGTCGGTCGCATCCGACGGGTCGTCGACGCGGCTCGCGGAGAGGGAAAGCGGCTCGTCCCGCTGGGAACGCCGCTCCACGCGGCTCCGGCGGAGATCCCGTACCGGGAGAAGACGGGGACCGACCTCCAGCGACAGATCATCGGTCCGTCGTTCGACGACGCGCGGTTCTGTGCGGGCACGCACGTCCACCTCGAGCAGTCGAGCGTCGTCGACCAGCTCAACACGCTGACCGCGCTCGATCCGGCGTTCGCGCTGATCAACAGCTCGTCACACCACCGGGGTGAGCGACTCGCCGCCTGTGCGCGGCCGTACCTCTACCGAAAGAGTTGCTACGAGGCGTTCCCCGATCAGGGACAGCTCTGGCCGTACGTCGGCAGCGTCGACGAGTGGGAGGAGCGCCTCGGGCGGTCGTTCGCGGCGTTCCGGGACGCCGCCCGCGAGCGGGGTGTCGGGGCGGACGCGTTCGACGAGCAGTTCGACCCCTACGACGCGGTCTGGACGCCGGTCCGCCTCCGCGAGTCGTTCCCGACCGTCGAGTGGCGCTCGCCCGACGCCGCCCTGCCGAGTCAGGTGCTCTCGCTGGCGACGGAGATCCGCGCGATCGTCTCGCGCGCCGACGCCCGCGGCACCGTCGTCTCGCCCGACGAGCCCGCCGGCGACCGGGTCCGACTCCCCGACTTCGGGACCGTCGACGAGACGGTGTCGACGGCGATAGAGCACGGGCTCGCGGACTCGAGCGTCACGAACTACCTGCGAGGCGTCGGCCTCAACCCCGACCGGTATCGGCCGCTCGCCGACCGCCTGCCGGACCGACGAGTATCGCGAAACGAGGCCCGACGGCTGCGCCTGCGGGCGGCCGACTGGCTCGAGGCCGACCTCGAGCGAGCCGTCGCCCGTCCCTGAGACGATCCGCCGTCGTCACTCTGCTTTCGGCGTGAGGTCCAGGTCCGTCGAGACGGCGCTGCGCTCGAGCCACTGCGCGCCGGTTCGCAGCGGTTCGGGGATCTCCTCGCCGATCGCACAGGACACCGGCTCCGTCTCACAGGGCGTGTTGAGCGCGAGTTCGATCGTCTGCGAGCCGCCCTCGAACACCGTTGCGCTCGCCGTCGTGAGCTGTTCGAACGCGTACGGCGCCTCCGTGTCGGGCTCGCGGTGACGACAGATCGAGTCGTCGCCGGGCCCGTTCTCGTGATCGCGGGCGACCGTCCACAGGCGGTCGCGGCCGATCCGATCGTCGCCCTCGAGCAGCGCCAGCGCCCGTTCGCGCCGGCGAAGCGAGCTCTCCGCCTCCGGAGACGACGAGTTGACGAAGTGGTTCGTCCGGACCACGAGCGGGCCGTCGTCGGCCGTGATCCGTTCTTCGACCGGATCGACCTCGAGCAGGACTGTGTCGGTCTCGTCGGCGAGAAACAGCGTCTGGGCCGCGAGCCGTCGGACGGGGTAAGACTCGAGGACCGTCCGGGCGTCGGCGACCGTGGCGCACTCCTCGAGCAGGATTCGGATGACGGTGCCGTTTCGGACCCGCTCTTCGGGCTCGACGTCGTCGCGTTCGACGTCGATGTTCGTGTTCGCGGCGACCAGCCCCCGGTCGTTGACGCCCTTGAACAGCATCACCGTGCCGCAGGTGTCGACGGTCAGAAAGCCGCGGTAGTCGCCGATCGCGGGCTGCTGGTAGACCGCCTTCGGCCGGACGCCGCGGCCGGCGATGTCGCGGTTCTTGAGCACGAGCGAGCCGTCCGCGTCGGTGTGTGGCGGGGCGACGAGGACGTTGGTACAGCCGTTCGCCGCCGTGTTTCCGAGCTCGTCACAGAGTTCGGAGAACGCGAAGACGTACACCTCGTAGAGCGCGTCGTCGACGTCGAGGACCTCTTTCATCCCGTCGTAGGCGGCCAGGTGCCTGTCGGGGAGGCTCTGACGGCTCCGCCGGGAGTACTCGAGCAGCGCCTCGAGGTCGACGTCGCGTTCGGTACACAGCTCCCCCAGCGTCGACACCGCCCACTCGAGAACCGCGCGTTCGTCTCGGCCGCGTCGTTTCCCGTGCTCGTAGAACGCCTCGTCCATGGACGCGCTACGGGGGCGACGGGTTTGTAGCCACGGGGCGCTCCTGCCGGGTCACCGGGCGCGACGACGTCGAACCGTCGGCTCGACCCTCTCAGTCGTCCC
Above is a genomic segment from Natrononativus amylolyticus containing:
- a CDS encoding glutamate-cysteine ligase family protein, which gives rise to MKTSIEVEYWIVDDNGDLVPPTTLLDVSDQVEPEFVEPMIEIKTTPCESATELREEFVGRIRRVVDAARGEGKRLVPLGTPLHAAPAEIPYREKTGTDLQRQIIGPSFDDARFCAGTHVHLEQSSVVDQLNTLTALDPAFALINSSSHHRGERLAACARPYLYRKSCYEAFPDQGQLWPYVGSVDEWEERLGRSFAAFRDAARERGVGADAFDEQFDPYDAVWTPVRLRESFPTVEWRSPDAALPSQVLSLATEIRAIVSRADARGTVVSPDEPAGDRVRLPDFGTVDETVSTAIEHGLADSSVTNYLRGVGLNPDRYRPLADRLPDRRVSRNEARRLRLRAADWLEADLERAVARP
- a CDS encoding C45 family autoproteolytic acyltransferase/hydolase, with product MDEAFYEHGKRRGRDERAVLEWAVSTLGELCTERDVDLEALLEYSRRSRQSLPDRHLAAYDGMKEVLDVDDALYEVYVFAFSELCDELGNTAANGCTNVLVAPPHTDADGSLVLKNRDIAGRGVRPKAVYQQPAIGDYRGFLTVDTCGTVMLFKGVNDRGLVAANTNIDVERDDVEPEERVRNGTVIRILLEECATVADARTVLESYPVRRLAAQTLFLADETDTVLLEVDPVEERITADDGPLVVRTNHFVNSSSPEAESSLRRRERALALLEGDDRIGRDRLWTVARDHENGPGDDSICRHREPDTEAPYAFEQLTTASATVFEGGSQTIELALNTPCETEPVSCAIGEEIPEPLRTGAQWLERSAVSTDLDLTPKAE